A DNA window from Aspergillus nidulans FGSC A4 chromosome V contains the following coding sequences:
- the rgsA gene encoding protein rgsA (transcript_id=CADANIAT00003306), with product MLKKKSSHPPLLFWHSSPTSTPELSPTSSSSDTESDEDMDASGSRPLSLAVPQGTFCPMRPTLDEVLANTAPAPYTLGAFMAYLSQNHCLETLEFTLDAKRYRETYNELSRQLGQFPIEADCSESRHLRMLWQRLLSAYILPGSPREINVSSEVRDDILRHANSSIPPPPSMLDAAVKLVHDLMEESIFMPFLNAHSSSAHVYPLSEPLFSQDDGGVTIVSNPSLDEHAVKRVRSKGGRLSPRQSRELGSPISSSPPSSLSRSNFSLNAVTSLGKSSHRSSNQPSSASGESGSAGLSDDSGSMQSSAGEPMTPPTTPPSSEPSMQTGSPKNRMDNPWKKMGMKLGFKRRGGGSQSMRLPHEE from the coding sequence atgctgaagaagaagtcttcACACCCTCCTCTACTCTTCTGGCACAGTTCCCCCACTTCTACTCCAGAACTCTCCCCgacctcgtcatcttcggaTACCGAGTCGGACGAGGACATGGACGCCTCTGGTTCACGCCCGCTTAGTCTGGCTGTTCCTCAGGGCACCTTCTGTCCGATGCGTCCGACTCTTGATGAGGTGCTCGCGAATACGGCACCTGCTCCTTACACGCTCGGTGCTTTCATGGCCTATCTCTCGCAGAATCATTGCCTCGAGACTTTAGAATTCACATTGGATGCAAAGCGGTATCGGGAAACATATAATGAGCTCAGCCGTCAACTGGGACAGTTTCCGATCGAGGCTGATTGTTCGGAGAGCCGACATCTGCGTATGCTCTGGCAACGACTTTTATCAGCGTACATTCTCCCTGGATCCCCGCGCGAAATCAACGTTTCGAGTGAGGTCCGTGATGATATTCTTCGACATGCCAACTCTTCTAtcccccctcctccttcgatgCTTGACGCGGCGGTTAAACTTGTTCACGACTTGATGGAGGAGTCGATCTTCATGCCGTTTCTGAACGCCCACTCATCCTCGGCCCATGTTTACCCACTCTCGGAACCTCTGTTTTCTCAGGACGATGGTGGTGTCACAATTGTCTCCAACCCGAGTCTCGACGAGCACGCAGTCAAGCGAGTCCGATCGAAAGGGGGGCGCCTATCGCCCCGGCAATCGCGGGAGTTGGGATCCCCCATTTCTTCGAGCCCGCCTTCTAGCCTTTCTCGTTCCAATTTCTCCCTTAATGCGGTCACTTCGCTTGGCAAATCGTCTCATCGATCGTCAAACCAGCCGTCAAGTGCAAGTGGGGAATCTGGGTCAGCTGGTTTGTCTGACGACTCTGGCAGTATGCAGTCGAGCGCTGGGGAGCCAATGACCCCCCCGACGACCCCGCCCTCTAGCGAGCCCAGCATGCAGACAGGCAGTCCGAAGAACCGCATGGATAACCCCTGGAAGAAAATGGGTATGAAGCTCGGGTTCAAGAGACGGGGCGGCGGTAGTCAAAGTATGCGACTCCCCCATGAGGAATGA
- a CDS encoding uncharacterized protein (transcript_id=CADANIAT00003307) yields the protein MPCQCQCGVNNTQKMRMSDIETMQSELAISNMKTEGEWYGLLLAMHDA from the coding sequence ATGCCatgccaatgccaatgcGGTGTAAATAACACACAGAAAATGCGTATGTCAGATATAGAAACAATGCAATCAGAGCTCGCCATCAGTAATATGAAGACTGAAGGCGAGTGGTATGGGTTATTGCTCGCCATGCATGATGCATGA